From Labeo rohita strain BAU-BD-2019 chromosome 18, IGBB_LRoh.1.0, whole genome shotgun sequence, the proteins below share one genomic window:
- the ctsd gene encoding cathepsin D yields MRLACLLLAVAFLWTSDALVRIPLKKFRSIRRTLSDSGKAVEELLAGSVPLKYNQGFPASNGPTPETLKNYLDAQYYGEIGLGTPVQTFTVVFDTGSSNLWVPSVHCSLTDIACLLHHKYNGGKSSTYVKNGTEFAIQYGSGSLSGYLSQDTCTVGDIVVEKQIFGEAIKQPGVAFIAAKFDGILGMAYPRIAVDGVPPVFDMMMSQKKVEKNVFSFYLNRNPETQPGGELLLGGTDPKYYTGDFNYVDISRQAYWQIHMDSMSIGTELTLCKGGCEAIVDTGTSLITGPAAEVKALQKAIGAIPLIQGEYMVDCKKVPTLPTISFVLGGKTYSLTGEQYILKESQAGKEICLSGFMALDIPPPAGPLWILGDVFIGQYYTVFDRENNRVGFAKSV; encoded by the exons ATGAGACTCGCCTGTTTGCTGCTAGCTGTTGCCTTTTTGTGGACGTCCGACGCGCTTGTTCG GATTCCTTTAAAGAAGTTTCGCTCCATCAGACGGACACTAAGTGACTCTGGTAAAGCTGTAGAGGAGCTTTTGGCCGGTTCTGTACCCCTGAAATACAACCAGGGCTTCCCAGCAAGTAATGGTCCTACTCCAGAAACCCTCAAGAACTACCTCGAT GCACAGTACTATGGAGAGATCGGTCTTGGCACTCCTGTCCAGACCTTCACTGTGGTGTTTGACACTGGATCCTCCAACCTGTGGGTGCCCTCGGTCCACTGTTCCCTGACTGACATTGCCTGCT TGCTTCATCACAAGTACAATGGGGGCAAGTCAAGCACCTATGTGAAGAACGGGACTGAATTTGCCATACAGTATGGATCCGGAAGCTTGTCTGGTTATCTCAGCCAGGACACATGCACG GTTGGAGATATTGTGGTTGAGAAGCAGATATTTGGAGAAGCTATCAAACAGCCAGGAGTGGCCTTCATCGCAGCCAAGTTTGATGGTATTCTCGGCATGGCTTATCCTCGCATCGCCGTGGATGGGGTTCCTCCAGTTTTTGACATGATGATGAGCCAGAAGAAagtggagaaaaatgttttctctttctATCTGAACAG AAACCCTGAAACCCAACCTGGTGGTGAGTTGCTCCTTGGAGGCACAGACCCCAAATATTACACTGGAGACTTTAACTATGTGGACATCAGCAGACAGGCCTATTGGCAGATTCACATGGATAG cATGAGCATCGGCACTGAGCTGACTCTGTGTAAAGGAGGATGTGAAGCCATCGTGGACACTGGGACGTCTCTGATCACCGGCCCAGCCGCTGAAGTCAAAGCCCTGCAGAAGGCTATTGGCGCAATCCCTCTGATCCAGGGAGAG TATATGGTGGACTGTAAGAAAGTGCCTACGCTCCCTACCATCTCTTTTGTCCTGGGTGGAAAGACTTACTCATTGACTGGAGAACAGTACATACTCAAG gaAAGCCAGGCTGGAAAGGAGATCTGTCTGAGTGGATTCATGGCCCTGGATATCCCACCCCCCGCTGGACCCCTGTGGATTCTGGGTGATGTGTTCATTGGGCAGTACTACACTGTGTTTGATCGAGAGAATAACAGAGTGGGCTTTGCTAAGTCTGTATAA
- the slc6a15 gene encoding sodium-dependent neutral amino acid transporter B(0)AT2 — MPKNSKNVKREIDDDEVTESVKDLLSNEDSCEDSFKKSSLMVGDVKQNKERDVEEGSEEEEEEEEERPAWSSKLQYILAQVGFSVGLGNVWRFPYLCQKNGGGAYLVPYLILLLVIGIPLFFLELAVGQRIRRGSIGVWNYISPRLGGIGFASCLVCFFVALYYNVIIGWSLFYFSQSFQQPLPWHECPLVKNKTNTYVEPECEKSSATTYYWYRVALDISDSISESGGLNWRMTLCLLAAWTMVCLAMIKGIQSSGKVMYFSSLFPYVVLICFLARAFLLKGSVDGIIHMFTPKLEIMLEPKVWREAATQVFFALGLGFGGVIAFSSYNKRDNNCHFDAVLVSFINFFTSVLATLVVFAVLGFKANIMNAKCVEMNTKKIIDFLGKEINPSLIPHHINFSNVSPEDYQQMTNIIRGVMENDYPRLGLDNCDIKEELNKAVQGTGLAFIAFTEAMTHFPASPFWSVMFFLMLVNLGLGSMFGTIQGILTPIVDTFKVRKEYLTVGCCVLAFCIGLLFVQRSGNYFVAMFDDYSATLPLLIVVLLENIAVAWVYGTDKFFEDLKDMLGFTPYRYYYYMWKFITPVLLLGLLVASIIQLGLSPPSYSAWNQHLAQEQSLNYPPWGLAVCITLVVTAILPVPVVLILRCLNIIDENAGGLSTVSYKKGRIIKDTACRTREEDEDDASLLNAKTPSEAPSPMPANYRKQSGPASGADVTLNGSCSTGYIMPNITDIPDMPESDL; from the exons atgcccaaaaacagcaaaaacgtCAAGAGAGAGATTGACGATGACGAAGTTACGGAATCTGTCAAAGATTTGCTCTCCAATGAAGACAGCTGTGAGGACTCTTTCAAGAAGAGCTCTCTAATGGTAGGAGATGTTAAACAGAATAAGGAACGGGATGTTGAGGAGGGCtcagaggaggaggaagaggaggaggaagagaggCCCGCCTGGAGCAGCAAGCTCCAGTACATCCTAGCCCAGGTGGGCTTCTCAGTGGGCCTGGGCAACGTCTGGAGGTTCCCCTATTTGTGCCAGAAAAATGGTGGCG GAGCGTATCTGGTTCCCTACCTCATTCTGCTGCTGGTCATAGGGATTCCCCTCTTCTTCCTGGAGCTAGCAGTGGGCCAGCGCATCCGACGAGGCAGCATTGGGGTGTGGAACTACATCAGCCCACGTCTGGGTGGTATCGGTTTCGCCAGCTGTTTG GTGTGCTTTTTTGTGGCTCTTTACTACAATGTCATCATCGGCTGGAGTCTCTTCTACTTCTCGCAGTCCTTCCAGCAGCCTCTTCCTTGGCACGAGTGTCCCCtggtcaaaaacaaaactaacacaT ATGTCGAACCAGAGTGTGAGAAAAGTTCAGCCACTACGTATTACTGGTATCGTGTGGCCCTGGACATCTCTGATTCCATCTCAGAGAGTGGAGGACTTAACTGGAGGATGACTCTGTGCCTGTTGGCTGCTTGGACCATGGTGTGTCTTGCTATGATCAAGGGTATCCAGTCTTCTGGAAAG GTGATGTACTTCAGCTCTCTGTTCCCCTACGTGGTGCTTATTTGTTTCCTGGCTCGTGCGTTCCTGCTCAAGGGTTCTGTTGACGGCATCATCCACATGTTTACACCAAAG CTGGAAATCATGCTGGAGCCCAAAGTGTGGCGTGAAGCTGCCACTCAGGTCTTTTTTGCTCTGGGTCTTGGTTTCGGAGGTGTTATTGCCTTCTCCAGCTACAACAAGCGAGACAACAACTGCCACTTCGACGCTGTGCTGGTCTCCTTCATTAACTTCTTCACCTCAGTGCTGGCCACTCTGGTTGTGTTTGCTGTACTGGGCTTCAAAGCTAACATCATGAATGCCAAATGTGTGGAAAT GAACACAAAGAAGATCATTGATTTCCTCGGAAAAGAAATCAATCCAAGCTTGATCCCACACCACATTAACTTCAGTAATGTTAGCCCTGAGGACTACCAGCAAATGACCAACATTATCCGGGGCGTGATGGAAAACGATTACCCACGCCTAGGTTTAGATAACTGTGACATCAAAGAAGAGCTGAACAAG GCTGTTCAGGGCACAGGCTTGGCCTTTATTGCCTTCACTGAAGCCATGACACATTTCCCAGCCTCGCCTTTTTGGTCCGTCATGTTTTTCCTTATGTTGGTCAATCTGGGGCTGGGCAGCATGTTCGGCACTATCCAGGGCATCCTCACCCCCATTGTGGACACCTTCAAAGTACGAAAGGAATACCTCACAG ttgGTTGCTGTGTACTTGCCTTTTGCATTGGTTTATTATTCGTCCAGCGATCAGGGAACTACTTTGTAGCCATGTTTGACGACTATTCTGCTACTCTGCCTCTTCTCATCGTCGTTCTTCTGGAGAATATTGCTGTAGCCTGGGTCTACGGCACCGACAA GTTCTTTGAGGATCTGAAGGACATGCTTGGTTTCACCCCATACCGCTACTATTACTATATGTGGAAGTTTATCACACCGGTGCTGCTGCTGGGTCTTCTGGTCGCAAGCATCATTCAGCTGGGACTGTCGCCACCTAGCTACAGCGCATGGAACCAGCACCTG GCTCAGGAACAGTCTCTCAACTATCCGCCCTGGGGCCTTGCTGTCTGCATCACACTGGTGGTCACCGCCATCCTCCCTGTGCCTGTGGTTCTTATTCTGCGCTGTTTGAACATCATCGACGAGAACGCAGGCGGCCTGTCCACCGTCTCTTATAAAAAAGGGCGCATTATAAAAGACACCGCTTGTAGGACCAGAGAAGAGGACGAAGATGACGCAAGTCTTCTCAACGCAAAGACGCCGAGCGAAGCCCCGTCGCCCATGCCAGCCAATTACCGTAAGCAGAGCGGTCCTGCTTCGGGCGCAGACGTCACGCTCAACGGTAGCTGCAGCACTGGATACATAATGCCGAATATTACAGACATTCCGGACATGCCCGAATCCGATTTGTGA